A genomic region of Glycine max cultivar Williams 82 chromosome 15, Glycine_max_v4.0, whole genome shotgun sequence contains the following coding sequences:
- the LOC547644 gene encoding SOS2-like protein kinase has translation MGEKSNVGGDAINTTLLHGKYELGRLLGHGTFAKVYHARHLKTGKSVAMKVVGKEKVVKVGMMEQIKREISAMNMVKHPNIVQLHEVMASKSKIYIAMELVRGGELFNKIARGRLREEMARLYFQQLISAVDFCHSRGVYHRDLKPENLLLDDDGNLKVTDFGLSTFSEHLRHDGLLHTTCGTPAYVAPEVIGKRGYDGAKADIWSCGVILYVLLAGFLPFQDDNLVALYKKIYRGDFKCPPWFSSEARRLITKLLDPNPNTRITISKIMDSSWFKKPVPKNLMGKKREELDLEEKIKQHEQEVSTTMNAFHIISLSEGFDLSPLFEEKKREEKELRFATTRPASSVISRLEDLAKAVKFDVKKSETKVRLQGQEKGRKGKLAIAADLYAVTPSFLVVEVKKDNGDTLEYNQFCSKELRPALKDIVWRTSPAENPTLA, from the coding sequence ATGGGTGAGAAGAGCAACGTTGGCGGCGACGCGATTAACACGACACTGCTTCACGGGAAGTACGAGCTGGGCCGGCTGTTAGGCCACGGAACCTTCGCGAAGGTGTACCACGCGCGCCACCTGAAGACGGGAAAGAGCGTGGCGATGAAGGTGGTGGGCAAAGAGAAGGTGGTGAAGGTAGGCATGATGGAGCAGATCAAGAGAGAGATCTCAGCCATGAACATGGTGAAGCACCCAAACATCGTGCAGCTTCACGAGGTCATGGCGAGCAAGTCCAAGATCTACATCGCCATGGAGCTCGTCCGCGGCGGCGAGCTCTTCAACAAGATCGCCAGAGGCCGTCTCCGGGAGGAGATGGCCAGACTTTACTTCCAACAACTCATCTCTGCTGTGGACTTCTGCCACAGCCGCGGCGTCTACCACCGTGACCTCAAGCCAGAGAACCTTCTCCTCGACGACGACGGCAACCTCAAGGTCACCGACTTCGGCCTCAGCACTTTCTCCGAGCACCTCCGGCACGACGGCCTGCTGCACACTACGTGCGGCACGCCGGCCTATGTCGCGCCCGAGGTGATTGGGAAAAGAGGCTACGACGGCGCCAAGGCCGATATTTGGTCTTGTGGCGTAATCCTCTACGTACTTCTTGCTGGTTTTTTACCCTTCCAGGATGACAACCTGGTGGCCTTGTACAAGAAAATTTACCGCGGTGACTTCAAGTGTCCGCCGTGGTTCTCCTCCGAGGCGCGGAGGCTCATCACCAAGCTCCTCGACCCCAACCCGAACACGCGAATCACAATTTCAAAAATCATGGACTCGTCGTGGTTCAAGAAACCCGTGCCGAAGAACTTGATgggaaagaaaagagaggaattGGATCTGGAGGAGAAGATTAAACAGCATGAGCAGGAGGTTTCTACTACGATGAATGCTTTTCACATCATTTCGCTCTCGGAGGGGTTCGATTTGTCGCCGTTGTTCgaggaaaagaagagagaagagaaagagtTACGGTTTGCGACCACGCGCCCCGCGAGCAGCGTGATTTCGAGATTGGAAGATTTGGCGAAGGCGGTGAAGTTCGACGTGAAGAAGAGCGAGACTAAGGTGAGGTTGCAGGGTCAAGAAAAAGGGCGAAAAGGTAAACTCGCTATTGCTGCGGACTTGTACGCCGTGACGCCGTCGTTTTTGGTGGTGGAGGTTAAGAAGGACAACGGTGACACCTTGGAGTATAACCAGTTCTGTAGCAAGGAGCTTCGTCCAGCTCTTAAAGATATCGTGTGGAGGACTTCTCCTGCAGAGAATCCTACACTCGCTTGA